In Hemiscyllium ocellatum isolate sHemOce1 chromosome 27 unlocalized genomic scaffold, sHemOce1.pat.X.cur. SUPER_27_unloc_18, whole genome shotgun sequence, one genomic interval encodes:
- the LOC132807528 gene encoding zinc finger protein 239-like → MGKPWKCGDCGKGFPSPSVLEIHRRVHSGEKPFICSVCGKGFTNSSNLRAHQWVHTGEKPFTCLVCRKGFTHSSALLTHQRVHTGERPFGCSECGKAFRRVSNLRKHERVHTGERPFTCPECGKGFIDSSSLLNHQQIHTGERPFTCSVCGKGFNHMSNLRQHKRVHTGERPFTCPECGKGFTNSSHLLTHQRIHTGERPFTCSKCRKGFTCSSDLQRHQRVHVPSQGN, encoded by the coding sequence AtggggaaaccgtggaaatgtggggactgtgggaaaggattcccttCCCCCTCAGTGCTGGAAATTCACAGACGTGTTCACAGCGGGGAGAAGCCGTTcatctgctcagtgtgtgggaagggattcacaaaTTCTTCCAACCTGCGGgcgcaccagtgggtccacacgggAGAGAAGCCCTTCACCTGCTTGGTGTGCAGGAAGGGGTTCACGCATTCATCtgcactgctgacccaccagcgggtccacactggggagaggccgttcggttgctcagagtgcgggaaggctttCCGTCGTGTGAGCAACTTGAGGAAGCAcgagcgggtccacacgggggagaggccattcacctgccccgagtgtgggaagggattcattgATTCTTCCAGCTTGCTGAACCACCAGCAGATCCACACAGGGgaaaggccattcacctgctctgtgtgcgGGAAAGGATTCAATCATATGAGCAATTTGCGGCAGCAtaagcgggtccacactggggagaggccattcacctgccccgagtgtgggaagggatttaccaactcttcccacctgctgacccaccagcggatccacactggggagaggccattcacctgctccaagtgcaggaagggcttcacctgctcctccgaCCTCCAGAGACATCaacgagttcacgtgccatcacAGGGAAATTGA